CGCATTTCCTAACGATGATATTCCCGATGCTGGATTTGCAGATGCATTGCACTATTCACGGGAAAAGTTGCGCACTATTTCTGAACGAAAATTTTCATCGGAAGAATGGAAAAGCATTGGACCAACGAATATCGGTGGGAGAACAATTTCCATCGCCATTAATCCGCAAAATCCGAGCACGATTTATGCGGGTTCAGCAAGCGGAGGATTATGGAGAAGTCATACGGGAGGCGAAGGAGCAACGGCGTGGAAGTATGTTGACATAAAAGATGCAAATGGAAATTATTATGCAGTTCTTGGCGTTGGAGCAATAGCAATAGACCCAACAGATACGAACACGATCCTCATCGGAACGGGAGAAGTATATGGTTATGGTAAATCCGTAGGAGGATTTGGGTTGCGCACGACGCGTGGAAGTTATGGAATAGGAATTTTGAAAACAACAGACGGCGGAGAAACGTGGACGCATCCTGTGAATTGGGAAAGAAAACAAAAGCAGGGAGTGCAAGATATTGCGATGAATCCGAAGAATCCGAATATTGTATATGCAGCAACAACAGATTCCGTGTTGAAATCAACAAATAAAGGAGAGTCGTGGTTTTCAATTCTTGATACCATAATGTCGGTTGATATTCTTGTGAATCCGATAGACACCAATATTATATTTGTTTCGTGCGGAAATTTGGGAAGCCGCGGTTCGGGCGTGTATCGAAGTACCAATAGTGGTTTTACGTTCACAAAAATTGATACGCTTCCGAAATTTTCAGGAAAAACTATGCTTTCAATTTCTGAGAAGTTTCCGAATGTCGTTTATGCCGATGTTGCTGATAGTACTGCTAGTAAAGGATTGTGGCGTTCAACGGATAATGGCGTAGTGTGGAGAAGATTAACAACAACCGATTATGCGTTGTATCAAGGATGGTTTTCGCATTTTGCTGTTGTTCATCCGAAGGATACATCAAAAATATTGTGCGGGGGTGTGGATGTTTGGAAATCAACCAATGGAGGAAAAACGTTATCCCAAAAATCGTATTGGTACAATTGGTATTTGGATACGTTAATTGCTCCTGGGTTTCCTGAAGGAACATCGGATTATTCCCACGCAGACCATCACGCGTATGCAATTCATCCAACGGATTCAAACACGGTTTATTTTGGAAACGACGGTGGAATTTTTCGCACAACAAATTTTGGCGAAACATTTCAATCATTGAACGGAGGTTATCATACGCAGCAATTTTACAACGGAAGTTCCAATTCGTTTTCTGATTCTAATTTTGCAAGCGGAGGAATGCAGGATAATGCAACGGCTATGTATTTCGGAAGAAATGATGGCGCATGGTATCGTTGTATCGGTGGAGACGGTTGTTGGACGGCGATTGACCAGAAAAGTGATTCGGTTGTGTATGGTTCTGCGCAGTATTTGTATATGGTAAAAAACGTAACGCGAGGGAGGGGATTTTGGAATTACACGTATGGAGGAGTAAGCAACGTTGTAAATTTTGTTGCGCCGTATGTTCTTTCACCATACTGGAACGATACAATTTCTACAACAAAAAGCAGGGTTATTTATGCGGGAGAAGATGTTGTTTCGAAATCGACAGATGGGGGAATTACTTGGACAACAACAAATAACAATTTGTCGCTCGATGGGAATGCCGTACTTTCGCTTGCCGTTTCAGTTCACAAGCCGGATACCGTGTATGCAGGAACGCTTCCAATGGTTGCACACCAAGGAATTTGGAAAACAATCAACGGAGGAACGGCGTGGACAAAAATTGATACGTCGTCGTTGTTAAGTCTTCCGAATCGGTACCCGCTTGATATTGCGATTGACGAACAAAATGCATCACGCGCATTTGTTGTCTTTGGTGGATTTGAAACTTCGCATCTTTTTAAAACAATTGATGGAGGACAAACGTGGTTTGATTGCGACCGAGGACGCCTCCCGAACATTCAAACAAACGCGGTTTTCATTGACCCAAAATTTCGCCATAATATTTATGTGGGAAATGATATAGGCGTATTTCTTTACGCCGAAACGAGTTCTGGTGATTCGGTGATAAATTTTTCAGAAGGAATGCCGCCTGCAATTGTTATGGATTTATCCATTTCGCGTTCGAACAGAATGTTGCGGGCATTTACTCACGGACTTGGTGCGTGGCAACGACGTCTATGGGATTCTACATTAGCAGAGATTCCAGAACCACAGGAGATCCCTCTTTCATTTGAGTTGAAACAAAATTTTCCGAATCCGTTTAATTCGACGACAACGATTCGATTTGAAATTCCCGTAGGGGCAATTCATAAATTGCCCTTACAAACAACGTTGAAAATCTACAACGTTATCGGTCAAGAAGTTGCAACGTTGATTCACAACAAGCAAACAGATATTGGAATGCACGAAGTTCGGTTTGATGCGAGTAATTTTTCAAGCGGAATTTATTTTTATCAATTATTCGTCGGAACCAATTTAGGAAAAGTCCAAGAAATTTCTGAAACAAAGAAAATGATTCTGTTGAAATGACCATCAGCGGATTTTCCTTTGTTCGCAACGGCGTCAAATTCGATTATCCTTTTTGCGAATCAATTCTTTCCATCCTTCCGCTTGTAGATGGGTTTGTCATCGTTGTTGGAAAAAATGACACTCTCGGATTTGTTAGAAACAGAACCCAGTATTAGTGTTTCTGAATGGATGAAAACAGTCATTTACCAAAGGAACGACGTTTCACCAACTACGCGCATATTGAAATGTATAGATAATGCAAAAAAAAGAAATAGAATTTTCTGCGGTCCTATATTATTTTCTCAAAAGAAATCAGCACAAATAATTTTTCGCGAAATTCAATGATAAAGTTAAATACACTTGGAAGTAACAGAAATTTTTTAGGAATAGAAAAGGATTATTCTTCGTTAGAAAATTCGTCAATTGTAATTCTCCCTTGTCCGTATGAAGCAACTGTCAGTTATGGTGGTGGCACGAAGAATGGCCCAAAAACAATTCTTGCGGCTTCTCACTACGTAGAGTTTTATGACGAAGAAATAGACAAAGAGATATACAAAAAAGTAAAAATTGCTACTTTTGCTCCGCTTAAATTTGGGAGCAAAAAGAACGAATCTGCGTTGGGGTTGATTTATGAAAATGCAAAATTCATCCTTTCCAAAAACAAATTTCTCCTTACACTTGGAGGAGAACATACAATCTCTCAAGCATTAATTAAAGCACATCTCGAAAAATATCCCAATCTTTGTGTGTTACAATTCGATGCTCATTCGGATTTACGGATGTCGTATCAAGGCAATAAATACAGCCATGCGAGTGTGATGGCGCGGGTGTGTGAATTGCTCAATTCGGAAAAATTATTTCAGGTTGGAATCCGCGCTCAATGTATCGAGGAATCTGTTTTCATAAAAGAAAACGGAGTGAACACTTACTATGCACATCTCATCAGAAATTGGAAAAAGAAAAGAACGTGGCAAGAGGAAATTGTG
This genomic interval from Ignavibacteria bacterium contains the following:
- a CDS encoding T9SS type A sorting domain-containing protein; the protein is MKRSILFLCSFFFFLFGFYFVQEEKNNDTQASSKVRKEKKEKTSGALEALTFWTRSRAFPNDDIPDAGFADALHYSREKLRTISERKFSSEEWKSIGPTNIGGRTISIAINPQNPSTIYAGSASGGLWRSHTGGEGATAWKYVDIKDANGNYYAVLGVGAIAIDPTDTNTILIGTGEVYGYGKSVGGFGLRTTRGSYGIGILKTTDGGETWTHPVNWERKQKQGVQDIAMNPKNPNIVYAATTDSVLKSTNKGESWFSILDTIMSVDILVNPIDTNIIFVSCGNLGSRGSGVYRSTNSGFTFTKIDTLPKFSGKTMLSISEKFPNVVYADVADSTASKGLWRSTDNGVVWRRLTTTDYALYQGWFSHFAVVHPKDTSKILCGGVDVWKSTNGGKTLSQKSYWYNWYLDTLIAPGFPEGTSDYSHADHHAYAIHPTDSNTVYFGNDGGIFRTTNFGETFQSLNGGYHTQQFYNGSSNSFSDSNFASGGMQDNATAMYFGRNDGAWYRCIGGDGCWTAIDQKSDSVVYGSAQYLYMVKNVTRGRGFWNYTYGGVSNVVNFVAPYVLSPYWNDTISTTKSRVIYAGEDVVSKSTDGGITWTTTNNNLSLDGNAVLSLAVSVHKPDTVYAGTLPMVAHQGIWKTINGGTAWTKIDTSSLLSLPNRYPLDIAIDEQNASRAFVVFGGFETSHLFKTIDGGQTWFDCDRGRLPNIQTNAVFIDPKFRHNIYVGNDIGVFLYAETSSGDSVINFSEGMPPAIVMDLSISRSNRMLRAFTHGLGAWQRRLWDSTLAEIPEPQEIPLSFELKQNFPNPFNSTTTIRFEIPVGAIHKLPLQTTLKIYNVIGQEVATLIHNKQTDIGMHEVRFDASNFSSGIYFYQLFVGTNLGKVQEISETKKMILLK
- the speB gene encoding agmatinase; translation: MIKLNTLGSNRNFLGIEKDYSSLENSSIVILPCPYEATVSYGGGTKNGPKTILAASHYVEFYDEEIDKEIYKKVKIATFAPLKFGSKKNESALGLIYENAKFILSKNKFLLTLGGEHTISQALIKAHLEKYPNLCVLQFDAHSDLRMSYQGNKYSHASVMARVCELLNSEKLFQVGIRAQCIEESVFIKENGVNTYYAHLIRNWKKKRTWQEEIVNQLSDEVYISFDVDGFDPSIMPSTGTPEPNGLLWQEVMNLLWLVGKKKKIVGADVVEFSPIINLHHPNETAAKLVYKILNAAFYKE